One Cytophagales bacterium genomic window carries:
- a CDS encoding MBL fold metallo-hydrolase has translation MNLYVINTGFFKLDGGAMFGVVPKSLWQRANPPDDNNMCSWALRCLLIEDGDKLTLIDNGIGNKQSEKFFSYYYMHGEDSLEKSLNKAGFSPDDITDAFLTHLHFDHCGGSLKYNGSKIELTFKNATYWSNKAHWHWASHPNAREKASFLKENILPIEESGHLKFVSPPSPPNSPPKSPQRGDFPTTLPKGKGDGKVPPLGGFRGAVDLGEAVFFADGHTEKMMIPLIRYKNKTIAYMADLIPSAGHIPIPYVMGYDVRPLQTMKEKEIFLNKAVEEEYILFFEHDPVIECCTLQQTEKGVRVKETFYLKDI, from the coding sequence ACCCTCCTGATGATAACAATATGTGCTCCTGGGCGCTTCGCTGCCTGTTAATTGAAGATGGAGATAAGCTCACACTGATTGATAATGGAATAGGCAATAAACAAAGTGAAAAATTTTTCAGCTATTATTATATGCATGGCGAAGATTCCCTGGAAAAATCGTTAAATAAAGCAGGATTTTCACCCGATGATATTACTGACGCCTTTTTGACTCATTTACATTTTGATCATTGTGGCGGTTCTTTGAAGTATAACGGAAGCAAAATTGAACTAACGTTTAAAAATGCAACATACTGGTCAAATAAAGCACATTGGCATTGGGCTTCCCATCCAAATGCAAGGGAAAAAGCGAGCTTTTTGAAAGAGAATATTTTACCTATTGAAGAAAGCGGCCACTTAAAATTTGTAAGCCCACCCAGCCCCCCTAACAGCCCCCCTAAATCCCCCCAAAGGGGGGACTTTCCCACCACACTTCCCAAAGGGAAAGGCGATGGCAAAGTCCCCCCTTTGGGGGGATTTAGGGGGGCTGTGGATTTAGGGGAGGCTGTATTCTTCGCAGACGGACATACCGAAAAAATGATGATACCCCTGATCCGTTATAAAAATAAAACCATAGCCTATATGGCAGATCTTATTCCATCAGCAGGACATATTCCCATACCCTATGTGATGGGTTACGATGTACGTCCGTTACAAACTATGAAAGAAAAGGAGATATTTCTGAATAAAGCCGTGGAAGAAGAGTATATTCTATTTTTTGAGCATGATCCGGTAATTGAATGTTGCACATTACAACAAACAGAGAAAGGGGTACGTGTAAAAGAAACTTTTTATTTAAAGGATATTTGA